A DNA window from Halomonas zincidurans B6 contains the following coding sequences:
- a CDS encoding DUF2252 domain-containing protein: MSRESEPTRKALYEQAQQQEITGRSSMSKAELAAALERQPFEESAAPLVATRFDTFKRLAEAVAAGEFVLRPRALTGYVRRRHVRQTLREDHRMRIADGSEEASAKFDQLSDSLFSFFRGTALLFYRDMAGDDAWMPTVLALGDVHPGNFGVMPNMDNVPIFSVNDFDEAYYAPFTWDIKRGAVGFMIASATEGNLKCKQRLKVVRHFVKGYIEAMQRLAREGAEQDEEMRHDNAPKLIRKLFEDADEDRAEWLADDYLDETRSHFRPTRKLVPISSRRDEFQAITDRLIEENEIDVPARARSLRRKGANENGMRVKDVAIRLGQGTASLGLNRYYVLIEGPQHDGTDDLIIEYKQARHSALSGLVPPSAYAMDTLAERISHAQAVHLIGGDVFYGHVTFEGHSYLSRERAPFRDAIDLDDLSKSEWKEYARICGQVLARVHARSDDSGRVDYDIEPAIMNAIGPPTLFAEDMVAFAVETADRLRRDHEMFREDHARGAFEHLDWVHR, translated from the coding sequence ATGAGCCGGGAATCGGAACCGACACGCAAGGCACTCTACGAGCAAGCGCAACAGCAGGAGATCACGGGACGTTCGTCGATGAGCAAGGCGGAACTGGCGGCGGCGCTCGAGCGGCAGCCGTTCGAGGAGTCCGCCGCTCCGCTGGTGGCGACACGTTTCGATACCTTCAAACGCCTGGCCGAAGCGGTGGCGGCCGGCGAGTTCGTGCTGCGCCCGCGCGCACTGACCGGCTACGTGCGTCGTCGGCACGTGCGCCAGACCCTGCGCGAGGATCATCGGATGCGCATCGCCGACGGCTCCGAGGAAGCCAGCGCCAAGTTCGATCAGCTCTCCGACTCGCTATTCTCGTTCTTTCGCGGCACGGCGCTACTGTTCTACCGCGACATGGCCGGCGACGACGCCTGGATGCCGACCGTGCTCGCGCTCGGCGACGTCCATCCCGGCAACTTCGGCGTCATGCCCAACATGGACAACGTGCCGATCTTCTCGGTCAACGATTTCGACGAGGCCTACTACGCGCCCTTCACCTGGGATATCAAGCGTGGCGCGGTCGGTTTCATGATCGCCTCGGCAACCGAGGGCAATCTCAAGTGCAAGCAGCGCCTCAAGGTCGTGCGGCATTTCGTGAAAGGCTATATCGAGGCCATGCAGCGGCTGGCCCGGGAAGGCGCCGAGCAGGATGAAGAGATGCGTCACGACAACGCCCCGAAGCTCATCCGCAAGCTGTTCGAGGACGCCGACGAAGACCGCGCCGAGTGGCTCGCCGACGACTACCTCGACGAGACGCGAAGCCACTTCCGCCCCACCAGGAAGCTGGTGCCGATCTCGTCGCGCCGTGACGAATTCCAGGCGATCACCGACCGGTTGATCGAAGAAAACGAGATCGACGTGCCGGCACGCGCCAGGAGCCTGCGCAGGAAAGGCGCGAACGAGAATGGCATGCGCGTGAAGGACGTGGCGATACGTCTCGGTCAGGGCACCGCCTCGCTGGGGCTCAACCGCTATTACGTGCTGATCGAAGGTCCACAGCACGACGGCACGGACGATCTGATCATCGAGTACAAGCAGGCCCGGCACTCTGCCCTCTCAGGTCTGGTACCGCCCTCTGCCTACGCAATGGACACCCTCGCCGAACGCATCAGCCATGCCCAGGCGGTGCACCTGATAGGCGGCGATGTCTTCTACGGCCATGTCACGTTCGAGGGCCACAGCTACCTGTCACGCGAGCGCGCGCCCTTCCGCGACGCTATCGATCTGGACGATCTATCCAAAAGCGAATGGAAGGAATACGCCCGCATCTGCGGACAGGTGCTCGCCCGCGTGCACGCCCGCTCCGACGACTCCGGAAGGGTCGACTACGACATCGAACCGGCGATCATGAACGCCATCGGCCCGCCGACGCTGTTCGCCGAAGACATGGTGGCGTTCGCCGTCGAGACCGCCGACCGCCTGCGCCGGGACCACGAGATGTTCCGCGAGGACCACGCCCGAGGCGCGTTCGAGCACCTGGATTGGGTGCATCGGTGA
- a CDS encoding O-antigen ligase family protein, whose amino-acid sequence MIKRLVPSWRPAPWHSPRWLARSGGLALCLMAFFKILWPEVGDPIETLMAVAGLIALLACGRGLRNSAALWLLLAAIAVQVLSWTLGYFNHPQWISAIPEVDRLAKLFIFIAVAWWLGGSTHNTLLVWGLAVVGYLIATYIYGGGWQEWWRGLQGQRVGFGIRNNQHASMLFGVVLVGVVAFAPRWIGWPRVATWRLVSWLAVLLLCAVGVVIGQTRAVWLALALALPLMGAMWLVWQVRHVGLARLRRTLLIAAGAGLVALTALLAAFQDTLSERLTAESQVIGEVLEGNLENVPYSSIGIRINTWVAAAEWIGERPLVGWGGQGRSLVIDETPWLPEFVKKNYGHLHNFFIETWVAYGLLGLAVMGALVIWVGRATWLAWRGGAMPNDMALFACSFFVYWVIVNQFESYLSFSTGVIVNNLIVGGLVTHYWRWLSAPPSPSREERPGQ is encoded by the coding sequence ATGATCAAGAGACTTGTTCCATCCTGGCGCCCGGCCCCTTGGCATTCGCCCCGTTGGCTTGCCCGGTCTGGCGGCCTGGCGCTATGCCTGATGGCGTTCTTCAAGATCCTCTGGCCCGAGGTGGGCGACCCCATTGAAACCCTGATGGCGGTAGCCGGGCTGATCGCGCTGTTGGCCTGCGGTCGTGGATTGCGCAACAGTGCCGCGCTCTGGCTGTTGCTGGCGGCCATTGCGGTGCAGGTGTTGTCATGGACGCTGGGCTATTTCAACCATCCGCAATGGATCTCGGCCATTCCCGAAGTCGATCGGCTGGCCAAGCTGTTCATCTTTATCGCCGTCGCCTGGTGGCTGGGCGGGAGTACGCACAACACGCTGCTTGTGTGGGGGCTGGCCGTGGTGGGCTATCTGATCGCCACGTACATCTATGGTGGCGGTTGGCAGGAGTGGTGGCGGGGGCTGCAAGGTCAGCGAGTGGGCTTTGGCATTCGCAATAATCAGCATGCTTCCATGCTGTTCGGTGTGGTCCTGGTCGGTGTGGTTGCGTTTGCGCCGCGCTGGATCGGCTGGCCGCGTGTTGCGACATGGCGCTTGGTGAGTTGGCTGGCGGTGCTGTTGCTGTGTGCCGTGGGTGTCGTCATCGGCCAGACGCGGGCCGTGTGGCTGGCGCTGGCGCTGGCCTTGCCCTTGATGGGGGCCATGTGGCTCGTCTGGCAGGTGCGTCACGTCGGGCTTGCGCGCTTGCGTCGCACGCTGCTGATTGCGGCAGGCGCAGGGCTGGTCGCTCTGACGGCGCTGCTTGCGGCATTTCAGGACACGTTGAGTGAGCGGTTGACGGCTGAAAGCCAGGTGATCGGCGAGGTGCTGGAAGGCAACCTGGAGAATGTGCCTTACAGCAGCATCGGCATACGCATTAATACTTGGGTGGCCGCCGCGGAGTGGATTGGCGAACGGCCGCTGGTCGGCTGGGGTGGCCAGGGTCGGAGCCTGGTCATCGACGAAACGCCCTGGTTACCGGAATTCGTCAAGAAGAACTACGGCCACCTGCATAATTTCTTTATCGAGACCTGGGTTGCCTACGGGCTGCTTGGCCTGGCAGTGATGGGCGCGCTGGTGATCTGGGTTGGTCGCGCAACCTGGCTGGCTTGGCGGGGTGGGGCGATGCCCAACGACATGGCGCTGTTCGCCTGCAGTTTCTTCGTTTACTGGGTGATCGTCAATCAGTTCGAGTCGTATCTGTCCTTCAGTACCGGGGTAATAGTCAACAATCTGATCGTCGGCGGGCTGGTGACGCACTATTGGCGATGGTTGAGCGCGCCCCCGTCGCCGAGTCGGGAGGAGCGGCCTGGCCAGTAG
- a CDS encoding DUF4194 domain-containing protein produces the protein MSETDIDTSSDLSPLLIHLLKGVLYRDQQEVLWQALLTLQSRVRDYVAVLGLELVLDEAEGYAYLRQVERGEDEQAPPRLVPRRQLSYPVSLLLALLRKKLAEHDASGGEARLILTQEQIVELVRLFLPDTANEAKLVDRVQGDINKVIELGFLRRLRGQSDRYEVRRILQSFVDAQWLGEFEQRLQDYREQAGEQ, from the coding sequence ATGAGTGAAACCGATATCGATACTTCATCTGACCTGTCGCCTTTGTTGATCCATCTGCTCAAGGGCGTGCTCTACCGCGATCAGCAGGAGGTGCTGTGGCAGGCCCTGCTGACGCTGCAAAGCCGGGTGCGCGATTATGTGGCGGTGCTGGGGCTGGAGCTGGTGCTGGACGAAGCGGAAGGCTATGCCTATTTGCGTCAGGTGGAGCGCGGCGAGGACGAGCAGGCCCCGCCGCGGCTGGTACCGCGCCGGCAGCTTTCCTATCCGGTCAGTCTGTTGCTGGCGCTGTTACGCAAGAAACTCGCCGAGCACGATGCCAGCGGCGGCGAGGCGCGTCTGATTCTGACCCAGGAGCAGATCGTGGAACTGGTGCGGCTGTTCCTGCCGGACACCGCCAATGAAGCGAAACTGGTGGACCGCGTGCAGGGCGACATCAACAAGGTGATCGAACTGGGGTTCCTGCGCCGGCTGCGCGGCCAGAGCGACCGTTATGAAGTGCGCCGCATTCTGCAATCCTTCGTGGACGCGCAGTGGCTGGGCGAGTTCGAACAGCGTCTACAGGACTATCGGGAGCAAGCCGGTGAACAGTGA
- a CDS encoding DUF3375 domain-containing protein — protein sequence MDYDSLTTLRRQHPGWRLLAADHGPLVAAFLYRYFIEPNQRTFAEAELASRLEDFLFHLRERLGEGAFPKPARQYLNDWAADERGWLRKYYPRDSDEPHYDLAPATEKAVQWLVSLQGQRFIGAESRLLTVFELLREITEGTETDPRARIEELTRRKQAIEREIEEIDAGRLRMMDDTRLRERFLQMSDTARALLADFRQVEQNFRDLDRQVREKVAAWDGGKGDMLAEVFGEHDAITDTDQGRTFRAFWDFLMSPSRQEELSALLEKVLTLDPVRELEPDPRLQRVHYDWLEAGEATLRTVARLSEQLRRYLDDQAWLENRRIMQLLHDVEQHALAVREAPAQAPGMTLDELAPAVVLPLERPLYRPPLKPRIAQSALATGDADLDAGALFEQFYVDRAALRSRLQRVLQTRDQITLVALLEHSPLERGLAELVAWLALAADDPKALIDEAGECQVSWRDDHGMMRRATVPDVLFSR from the coding sequence ATGGACTACGATTCCCTCACCACGCTGCGCCGCCAGCATCCCGGCTGGCGGCTGCTGGCTGCCGACCATGGGCCGCTGGTGGCCGCGTTCCTGTATCGTTATTTCATCGAGCCGAATCAGCGTACCTTTGCGGAGGCGGAGCTGGCGTCCCGGCTGGAGGATTTTCTGTTTCATTTGCGCGAGCGGTTGGGCGAGGGCGCCTTTCCCAAGCCGGCACGTCAGTATCTGAACGACTGGGCGGCGGATGAGCGGGGCTGGTTGCGCAAGTATTACCCGCGCGACAGCGACGAGCCCCATTATGATCTGGCACCGGCCACGGAAAAGGCCGTGCAGTGGCTGGTGTCGTTGCAGGGCCAGCGCTTTATCGGCGCGGAATCGCGGTTGCTGACGGTGTTCGAGCTGTTGCGCGAGATCACCGAGGGCACCGAGACCGATCCCCGGGCGCGCATCGAGGAACTGACCCGGCGCAAGCAGGCCATCGAGCGCGAGATCGAGGAGATCGATGCGGGCCGCTTGCGGATGATGGACGATACCCGGCTGCGCGAGCGTTTCTTGCAGATGTCGGACACCGCCCGGGCGCTGCTGGCGGACTTCCGCCAGGTGGAGCAGAACTTCCGCGATCTGGATCGCCAGGTGCGCGAAAAGGTGGCGGCCTGGGACGGCGGCAAGGGCGATATGCTGGCGGAGGTGTTCGGCGAGCACGACGCCATCACCGACACGGACCAGGGTCGCACCTTTCGCGCGTTCTGGGACTTTCTGATGTCGCCGAGCCGGCAGGAGGAGTTGTCCGCGTTGCTGGAGAAGGTGCTGACGCTGGACCCGGTGCGCGAGCTGGAGCCGGATCCGCGCCTGCAGCGGGTGCACTACGATTGGCTGGAGGCCGGCGAGGCGACGCTGCGTACCGTGGCGCGGTTGTCCGAGCAGTTGCGCCGTTACCTGGACGATCAGGCCTGGCTGGAGAACCGCCGTATCATGCAGTTGCTGCATGACGTCGAACAGCACGCCCTGGCGGTGCGCGAGGCGCCGGCCCAGGCGCCGGGCATGACGCTGGACGAACTGGCGCCGGCGGTGGTGCTGCCCCTGGAGCGGCCATTGTACCGGCCACCGCTTAAACCGCGCATCGCGCAGAGCGCGCTGGCCACCGGCGATGCCGATCTGGACGCCGGGGCCCTGTTCGAGCAGTTTTACGTGGACCGTGCGGCGTTGCGCTCGCGGTTGCAGCGGGTACTGCAGACCCGTGATCAGATCACCCTGGTGGCGCTGCTGGAACACAGCCCCCTGGAGCGCGGCCTGGCGGAGCTGGTGGCCTGGCTGGCGCTGGCCGCCGACGATCCGAAGGCGCTGATCGACGAGGCCGGCGAGTGCCAGGTGAGCTGGCGCGACGATCATGGCATGATGCGCCGCGCCACCGTTCCCGATGTGCTGTTCAGCCGGTGA